The following nucleotide sequence is from Salvia splendens isolate huo1 chromosome 2, SspV2, whole genome shotgun sequence.
gcacgagttttaagaaatataatgaaaagtgagttgaaaaagttagtggaaggtgggtccaacttttatatattagttttataattaaatgtgagtagaaatgagttagtggaatgtggggtccactaccaaaaatggtaaaagtaaaatgggtcaaattatgtgggacggcccaaaatggaaaactgggtcatattatgtgggacggagggagtatatatatatatatttggaaaattcgcccaaccactGTAACATATCACGCGGGAGAGCACGTGCCAGTGATGGACGTCCACGTGGATTGAGTGGTGACGTGGGGACCATATGGCGTGGTAGAAGATGGTTGGGTCAGCGGTGCCACTGCCACATGCAATGAACAAAATAAACAACTACATTTTGCCTTATCTTTCTGGAAGGACTTGTTTGGCTTCCAAGTTTAGAGAATGGAATcgcaaattacaaattacaaattacgTCCACTGTAGAAAATGCCTTTTTAACTGAATCGCGTGGAATACCTTCCCAATACAGCTGTAATTTTTGACACTTATGCCAATTAATTACCCCATCACTCTACCTGTAGAATTCACCAACTTTATAAATTACTCTATCCCAttaaatatactactccactaTACTTATTTCCGACATAAAAATAGTGGAATATTCACTCCGTCCCTATTAAGTTGAATCAAATTTTTAGACACGGAGATTAAAATATTATGTCAAAAAataggagagatgaataaagtaaaaatgataaagagagagtaaagtaggtgatgtaataaagtaagagaaatgaaatgAGTCAACTTAATTGAGACgaaggagtactattttatgtgttaactaagagaaaattaaagtaatagaaataaataataataataataataatatttccacataaaaatattttatttttaatggaataGTACAACAAGAAAAATGTTTTGTATAGTATTTAATTGAACATAGAGGATAAGATTTTTATATGCTTCCTCCGtctctgaaaatttgtcatttatttctgtTTTCATCTGTCCCACAAATTGTATCGTATTTTCCTTTTACCACTTTTAGTtgtggatctcacattccactgacTCATTCTCACGtacgttttattataaaatttatatataaaaataggatccatattccattaatttttttaattaattttttaaaattcgtggcaTAACAAATTACGAGGAAAGGAGGGAGTAAATTTTTAGGCGTTTTTAATACAGTATTGTTTCAGTGTTTGAGAGTATGTGGGcggaatattttttattaaagataATGTAACAGATATGAATAGAGTGAAGTGGATAATGTACAATTTTACAAACATAAAATTAGGTGGaggggttgggttgggttgtgTTGACTTTATAAGCATGAGATAGCGTGGTAGGTTTCCTAGGGTGCAACCACAGCATGTGTTGTTCCGATCATGCCTTCTTTTTTCGACCATTTTCAACTCTTCATTCTTTTTAGGTCTCAATATTTCTCATCTCTTGAAACAACATTTCTAAAATTATTCTCCTCTTAAGCCGcaattattgaaataaaaatggaTCATTTCAGAAGTTATTCTGCTCTTAATAATGATCTTGAATTCCACGATTAATGTCAATATAATTTTGAGAAGTTAATTAGTTATTTCATGTATGatgataaaatgcaaataacTCCACCTTTTAATATTCTTCgtaatttggatatatattttgtaatttaaatatatatatatatataatttttttttatcagacTGAAGTTGGTATTTTTAAACATTCAAAACAAAAACTCTCATTAATCACAAATAATAAACTGGTCTTATGTTGTCAGTTTCATCATCGGATGTTTGAGTAGTTGAGTGATTTCATATTACTGAAtgataattatatttcaatGGTGAAATTGACAAATTCAAGTAATCAATCTCAAAAGCTCTCAAtcaattttcaatatttatacTCCAATATACATCTAAATCTCAACTTAATAAATGATCAATGCAATGCAAATACTAAAAGATATTTGGATAATAGTGAGGACAACATGCTATAAAGATAGGTTGAGAACATTATCCAATGATTTTGTCCAAAGTTTACTTATCtaaattttttcttgtttaGTTTATATACTTTTCTGGCCTACGTTTGTATGTATTTGGATAGCAACCAAACATTATCATTTATCCCCCACCAACATTTTCGATTGTTCAACAATTCTCGATTTTTAGTGCTCTTTCTAtgagaaaataatataatatcgACAACTAAAGCTAAGCTTCTAGTAAAATACGAGTGTTTCTTCTCCGTTTGATGCTTCGGAAAGTTCAGTTAACATTCCGCTCCAACTAACACATAAATACATTGGTGAATTTCAAATTAGATTCGCTTAGAGGTCAGTAATATATGGCTATATATCACAATTTCTCATGTTTTTCTCAACTGATACTATGttttagattttatttaatttatttgaatctCATTAACATGCATTAATTCTATAGTCAGAATAATATCCTTTCTCCGTCCATAATTAAATGTCTCACATTTGACCGGctcggattttaagaaattatttgactttgtgaagaaaaacaAATGGTAAAAATTAGTTGATTGTAGGTCCTACTTTCATATGATGTAttagttttacaataaaatgtgaACATCATGGGTTAGTGGAACATGGAATCTATTTAATAAAGTTgagtttagtgagttaaataaagtaaattaaaGTAGGGAGAGgagtgagaataaagtaaaagaaagaataaagtatgtatgattagatgttttgtttttagccaaaaagaaaaatgactcaagtaacttggaacaatccaaaatggaatacgactcaagtaacttgggacagagggagtaaaaaTTAAAAGATCATATCTAGATTCAAACTCAAGATGATTGGCTTTGGATATAACCAATCTCAACCACTTGATTAATGCACACGAAAAGAGCAAATCTTGATAATGATGAGTTATTAAACATCTCATATCTATACAATCAAAAGGGACAATTGGATGAAAAGTCAATATTGTCTTTTTTGACGGGAAATTGTGAAGCTATTTTGTTTACCCTTTTGATCATTTTGAGAAATGACAACCATTAGATAGAAAAAAGACAGCTCCTATTGAGCAATTGGCTTCTCAAATAAGATTAAACAATTATATACCCACACCATTAATTGATGCATTTTAGAGGACTAATtatctgatttttttattgcagtCGGCGACAGCTCCAAGCCTCCACCGATGGATGACGAGGGCAGCAGGCATAAAGAGAAGGAGGGCTGCCGGCAGTGGTGGCTGGAATCGCACGCCTGCAAGCCCGACACCTGAGCGTTACGAGAGAGAGGGGTTGGTGACCAGTGAGGCCGGTTGGGTGGCGTGGATGAGTCCTCAAGCCAATGGCCGAGAGGTGGAACCGCGAGAAGGAGAGATAGAGAACGTTGTAGAACGATACGCAGCCGGCGTCGCTCGCTGGTGTTGCAATTCAAGCCCGATCCAGCTAAGATCGCAAAACAACAACCAATCGACACAACAACCAACCACACAATCAACACAACAAACAATTGAATGCAGCAATGGAACGAGATAATCACCAAATGTAGATTGATAATGAGATCAGAGAAACAATGCAATAAGTAAATGATAACGAAAGCAACACGATAACGAGAACTGATAAAATGCTTCGGATCCTGGATCCTCAGCCCAAGCGCTCAGCGCACACAACACACAATTTTTATGATTCTAACTACTGTCCTTTGCCTTCTATTTATAGCTACACCTCTCGCTGAGTCAGCTCAATCCCGCTAGCTCATATTAGACAATTACACTCACTTGTCGACGTGGCTTATTCCTCTCCACCCCGGCTTGCTCATTGCATTTATGATGATAATTTGTGATTGCAACAATCCATCCCCCTTAAgattccttgtcctcaaggaataCAGAGACAAGTTCCCGTGCTTAATCTCACCAGCAGAATAACTAAGGTGATCAATGACCAGCATTGAGAAGTTGAATGTCATCAACTCCATCACTAGAAGTCATTGCTCCAAACTTAGAGCATCAGCACCTTGGCAGGCAACTTTTCTCTTCAAAACTCCCAACATATCGGCTTCTCTCAACAACTCCCATAACGAAAATAATTCTAACTTCATCTTCACCATTGGCTTAGGAAATCTAACTGAAAACCGCTTCAAATTCCTTATCACACTCAAAATGGCAGTCAGCTCCTTTGCTTGTGAACAAGTTCTGTAATATGAAAATATAACAATGTACTGCACATATTCAATTCCATTCACCTTGCCATGATATAGCCTCTCTCCAACCCTTGCATCAACACCAAATTGCAATAAAAAATTCCTAGAATTGCCAAACTCCTTTTCATAAATTGCAAGAGCATCCTTCACAAGCATAATCGACTCCCCTTCCACAGCCATACTCTCCCCATAAGATTCCCAATGCATCTTCCAGTTAGTTTCTACCAATACCCCCTACAAaattccttgtcctcaaggaacaATGACCATCGAGTGCTGATCTCGTCTGTGAATTCCTCCGAAGCACCTGCCGATGCCATGTTGCATCGTTGCACGATTGTGAACTTATACAAGCTACATTTGGAGTGTGGAGTAGCATATAACAAAAGATCCCCATGTGGAGCACACATATGAATGGTCCATCCATGCCACCACTGTCGAAGACCCTATTACCTATAATTTGCAAAAGTTTCATCCTTATCGTAGGTATAGGAACATAATACAGCCAATGTATGGTACCATTTCCAGCAGTTTTCTCATCCGCCGCGGCAACAATCACTATACGAGTCTCCTTAACAACCCTCGTTATTCCAACCCGAACAACAACCACAACAACAATCTCATTTCCAGCTGCAACTGTCGCAACCACAACAACAACATCCTCAACCATAGCGATAATCACAGGACATTCTTTGCAGCTTCCATCCAGCCACTGTTTGTTGTTGTTATCATCATGCGCCTGGCCCGAAGCAAGGACAATAGGGTCCGTCAGCATAGTCGCATAAATTGGACAAATGAACTCAAAAGATAAGCCTTGCTCCTTCATGTCATCCGCAAACTTGAAAGCATCCGCCCCTTCATCTGTAACGCGTCCCCTGTCACCTTCAAAAACCCCCCAACATCAAAACAAATTGACATATCTCGGACATGTGGAGTCCCAGACTTTCCATACACACTACTTGTGAAAAATCCACCAATTCTTTGCCCAAATTGCACTAAATCCTTAGAATCATCCCTCAAATTTGGCAATGTCTTCCAGTGGACAGTTAGATCATCAACACTATCCTTAGCAATTCCtaatttcatttcatatttATCATTTTCCCGTTCCTCCATTCTCACAAAACTACTTTGTGTATCACGATCACAGCCTAGAACACCGGTCACTGTAAGCTCTTGAAGATTAGAGAGAGCATAAGCACCATAATCTCCATCACATGACTAACCTAACTCCTTCAAGATTACCACATAAATTCGGTCCTCCCCTGCCTTAACCAATACCCATTGCGCACTATCCTCACCCTCACTATTGATTCTAACACTTGAATAAAACAAAATGCCTACATAATTGGCCAAAGCCACTGCACCATAGCCAAATGATTTCCTAACATAAGTATTCCTTCCATTAACTAGGTTCATCATATCTCGTGAAGCAAAACGAAATGCATTCCCAAATGAAGACCTCTTCAAACTCATCGACACTCCAAACACATTACCTTCGAAATCTGACAGGGAAAATACTCTATCAAATTGACCAAGTAAATGACGCGGATCACCACTCCTCTGATTAGGTTGTGTTTCCACAAATGCAGACCCATTTTCCCACTGAATTCCCTACTGCCTTCTGGCATTAGAGATGCTAAATTCCCCACACCCAACAAAACCCTTACTGCGATCATCAAACCCCTCGTAGAGATCATCATCACATTGAGCCATGAATTTCAGCTTCACCGTAGGCCTCGGAGACCAATTGAGCAGCCACAACAATgataatgtcacgaccgcccttctagggtataataaatgcggcgatcgcgacttaaacggacttaaatacaatcaaagaaaaaaaaaactagggttttataaaagaGGTTTGACCAAGGTATTTAACGACAAATAATCAAAAGAAAAGGCAGAGCGACGCTTTGGCAGATAGACTAAATAGAGGAAACAATTATCAccatttatttcaaaataatgAGGGTTCAACGTATTCCAAAACATATCATGTCTTTAGATTTTAAACGAAATCAAAATAGTTTCGAGAATTCAACAATAAGTAAAACGggtttcagcggaagcatccaagagaaaagtgacgtcatgtatgaagacacaacgacactcgtagtcaaaatatatcaatatttaattcttcatttaatttgctcaacaccgccaaccgctcgtcgccgctcaacctgcacataaggaaaacacatgcagggctgagtactaaaaataatactcaatgggctcatgccgaaaacattttcaataaagagttttatttatcatgccatacgagAGTAACCATCGGGTTTTAGcttttagaaaggcccgaggcactaaaatcatttctcattgtaaaagtcgactgcagtcattttcccatagacgttagccatatctgccaatacatgacaaggaatgcggccgcaaaccaggtcactagaccggccagcccgtacgctagcacacgatctaccataggtgtacactaatccaagtagggtttgcagccctacgaggacccgaattcgatttatataataatggcttcaagccatatcagataggcacgttaaaatcatataaggcatgataaacacgatttcattttcatcgataaaaatatttaggacatcgtccttatttaaaagaaagcccacctcaaagcGCTTAAGTCTCAACTATATCCTTTCCCTTGGAATCAAGTTTCGCGCGCAAGAAATCACctttaaatattgtaaatagcACATATATCAACATGAGAGGTCAGGCAAAAGctaagatgcatgcatcctaaagcTTCAATTATTCTAccgatatgattatgaattcttCCCAATTGAAATCTTGATCTTTTCAATTAATTTCGCCCGCTCACGTCCCAACAAAAGCAAAGAGATAACCCGACCAACCCGGATTTAATTAACTCCGTTCCGACCTCAAGTGATTATTTTAAAACAGTTCAAACTTAAACAAAATtggcccaaaaaaaaaaaaagttactaaaCTAGTCCAACAATATAACCACTCCTAACCACATTAAATCAAAGTAGATAAAATACACGTACAGCCTCACTTCCATTCTTAATCAAATACCCAAATTTTCTTTTAAGGAAttaggatatatatatatatatatatatatatatatatatatatatatatatatatatatataaagtacTCCCATTCCCACCACACGTACTCTGCCATTCCATTTTAAATCAACTCTAAGTTAATATATACActacatattaaaaaaataagtgtttgcatatgaattttaaaataagaGGCAGAAGCTCCCACTCCAGAAACGAGCACCACTCTCCATCCCaccaaaataaaaggaaaaggaaaaaattaaGATTTTAAAAGTGAACAGATGATACATACTCCTTTCTCAAAACTATCAGctactccctctctctctactGCATTTCTTCAAACAGAACCCCCAACTCcacctttctctctctttcccttaagccccctttttttttctttcgaaAGAGTAGATCGAAACAGAACATAACAGAACAATTTAAAGTCCCAAAACAAAAATCGTCGTTTCTCCAATTCGCCGCTGCACCAGAGTCGATGCCGCTGCTGACTCCGATTCATCACCCGCGTCCACCGCCGTCGCTCGGCGCCGCTGCGTCGCCGCTCCGGCGGCCTCGAATTCGTTTGAAACAACTCGGTTTCTACCCGATTAACCCCGTAAGGTAAGTtcttaaattttgattaagttGATTGTTTTAATTTGGGTTCTCGAGTTTCGATTGACGCAAAAAgtgatatgcttgatgtttggaGAATTAATAGAGAGGGTGAGATTTATACCTTCGCTGGACAAATCGGCTTTGACAGGAGATTGAAGCTTCAGGTTTCCCCCTTCCGGATTTGGTTCCAAATTTCTGTTAAGAAAAGGTTCCGGTGTGAAATCACCTTACGAAGAAAAACAAGGGGAACCGTGAAAAGAATGACTACCGTGTTGAAATTAGGATTTGGTTGGGAAAGGATGAGCTCCTTCTTCCTACTGCTCCCTCCGCCGCCTGATGAAATTTTTGAGGTGCAAAGTGAGAATGAGTGACTGCGAATTTGTGTGATGAAAAGGGATTAGGGTATGGGTATTAATATAGCCGTGTACTGAGAGCTAATTTTGGTGCTTGATTTTACCTTGATTGCAATCTAAAATTAGGACAGATTTGCTAGAATGTGTGAGGAGAGGAATAATTGCTGCGACGTGGGAAGGGAGTAATTTTGGTGTTTGATTGAACAATTAATTTGGGATTAATTGCTTTGACTGAATTTTACAATTTAAACGGATGTTTCCTTGCAGAATGGAGGATTCAACGTGAGGAGAAGGGTTCTGATGTCGGAAGGAAGATTTCAGAGTACTGGGCTCAAAAGGAAATGAGATTGGGCCAGGGATATTATTTGAATAAGTATTAGTTTGGGCTCAAGGcccttttaaaattttatttaaatagtgtAGCCCACAATTCATTCTTTATTAGATTGGGCTTGtatcaattatttaattctatCATATGAGTTGGAATTTAGTCTAATAAATAATCCTCAAGgaaaggatttaattaatttcacattGTGATTTTACCATCACCAAATTCGAGCTTGTAAAATAatcatcaattattcaaaaacaaataaattcaccCCACAGCAATTATTCAAAACAGCCGCGTCACATATTCAACGGAGTTGACTCGGTCAACCCACAATCATAACTCCGaaccaaaattaggtcaccaaagaaaTCACATAACAAATCCACTTGTCATTTAATT
It contains:
- the LOC121763058 gene encoding uncharacterized protein LOC121763058; the protein is MPLLTPIHHPRPPPSLGAAASPLRRPRIRLKQLGFYPINPVREGEIYTFAGQIGFDRRLKLQVSPFRIWFQISVKKRFRCEITLRRKTRGTVKRMTTVLKLGFGWERMSSFFLLLPPPPDEIFENGGFNVRRRVLMSEGRFQSTGLKRK